A DNA window from Sylvia atricapilla isolate bSylAtr1 chromosome 6, bSylAtr1.pri, whole genome shotgun sequence contains the following coding sequences:
- the MDK gene encoding midkine: MQVRSLLLLLALILVAAAAEAGKNKKEKTKKDGSKCEDWRWGPCVPNSKDCGLGYREGTCKDETRKLKCKIPCNWKKKFGADCKYKFESWGGCSAQTGLKTRSGILKKALYNAQCEETVYVTKPCSSKIKSKSKAKKGKGKD; encoded by the exons ATGCAGGTTCggagcctcctcctcctcctggctctGATCCTGGTGGCTGCTGCCGCCGAGGCTGGCAAGAACAAGAAAG aaaagacaaagaaggaTGGCTCCAAGTGTGAGGACTGGCGCTGGGGACCCTGTGTTCCAAACAGTAAGGACTGTGGCCTAGGCTACCGTGAGGGAACTTGCAAAGATGAGACTAGGAAGCTCAAGTGCAAGATCCCCTGCaactggaagaagaaatttGGAG CCGACTGCAAGTACAAGTTTGAGAGCTGGGGAGGCTGTAGTGCTCAGACAGGCCTGAAGACTCGCTCTGGCATCCTGAAGAAAGCCCTGTACAATGCCCAGTGTGAGGAGACTGTCTATGTGACCAAGCCCTGCTCCTCCAAGATCAAGTCAAAGTCCAAAG CAAAGAAGGGCAAGGGGAAGGACTAG